Genomic DNA from Gloeocapsa sp. DLM2.Bin57:
ATCAAACCTCAACACTAAAATCTAATCTTAGTCAAATATTGAGCAGAATTAATACTCAACTCAATAGTCGTAACTTACGTCGAGGACACGCAAATAAAAGGATTAAAACCCTTCCACCACCTGGAAAAGCACCCTATGGTTATCGTAGAGGTCAAGATCGCTATCTGGTTGATCGCGCTACTGCACCTGTAGTTAAGGACTTTTTTGAACATTTTTTATTATATGGTTGTTTGCGCAAAAGTCAACGTTATCTAGAGAAGAAATACGCTAAAAAAATTGCTGTTTCTACCGCGCGCAACTGGTTAATTAATCCTGTCTATCGTGGTAATTTAGGCTCTTCTACTGGAGAAATTATGCTTAATACCCATACCCCTATTCTCTCCAAGGAAGAAGCTGCGCAAATCGATCGATTATTAAAACGTAATCGTAGTTTACCTCCTCGTAGTGCGAGTGCATCTCGTTCCCTCGCCGGTTTAGTAGTCTGTCAAGAATGTCAGCATACCCTCAATATCACTAAAGTAACTAAAGCAAAACAAAAAACCGAGTATCTTTATCTGAGGACGAGAGATTGTCCAAAAAGTCCTAAATGTGGGGCGATCGCCTATGATCAGGTTTTGACTGCTACTATTGAACGTATCTGTCTAGATTTACCTCAAGCAGTGTCAACTCGACAAACAGTAGGGTTAGAAGATTTTAAAACCACTCTTAAGGCTGAAATTAAGCAAAAGCAAGATATTATTGCGCAAATTCCCCAACTAGAAACTCAAGGTATTTTTGACTCTCAAACAGCTACGAGACGTATCTACCAATTAAAAACCGAAATAGCTACTCTAGAAGGAAAAATCGCTCAATTACCCCCAATTAATCTGATAGCGATCGCTCCAACCATTTCTTTACCCCAATTTTGGTTAGACTTATCAGAAGCTGAACGCCGTTTTTATTTTCGAGAATTTATCCGTGAGATACAGCTTTATCGCTGTGATTCCCAGTGGAAATTGGAACTATTATTTCTGTTTTAACGTCTTAAAGTAGAACAAGCTGGGGATTTTTTGGATCATGAAAGACTCTCAACCCTTTCCACAATTATTAGCGGGATTAACGATTTTATCTTTATCTTTAGTGATCAGTTCTTGGATTGCTACTACAGGGTTAAAAACAATTAGACGAGCTGATGATGTTCTAGTTGTCACTGGATCGGCTAAACAACCTATTACTTCTGATTATATTATTTGGCGCTTTTCAGTATCTACTCAACAACAAGATCCTCAGTCAGCATATCAAGATTTGATGAGACAAACCGCAATTTTGCGAGCTTATCTCAAAACACAACAAGTACCTGATGAAGTTATCACCGTTAGCGCTATTGAATCCTATTCTATTCCCGAAGTAGATTATAATGGCAGAGAAACAGGAGAGATTCTCGCTTATCGCTTAACTCAACGTTTTGAAATTCGTTCCAGTGATGTAGATAAATATACTGACTTATCCCAAACTTCTTCAGAATTACTAGCCCAGGGTATAAATCTCTATTCTGAATCACCACAATATCTCTATACTCAATTAGATCAATTACGAGTAGAAATGGTAGCAGAAGCTACTAAAGATGCTAAAGCTAGAGCTGAAGCGATCGCCGAAAGTACAGGAATAGAAGTAGGATCCCTACGCGCTGCTCGAACTGGAGTTTTTCAAATTACTAGTCGCAATTCTACCGATGTCAGTGACTATGGTATTTATGATACTTCTTCTGTTGAAAAAGATATTACTGCTGTAGTGTCTGTAACCTTGGCAATAAAGTAGCGCTATATTATTTAGCTACAGCTGCGGTTAAGACTTCGTTTCCTGTGGGAGTAACTAAGACATCATCTTCGATGCGAACACCAATACCACGCCAATGGGAGGGTACATCTGGTTGACCTTCTGCGGGTTGGAAATTAGGAGCGATGTAAATACCCGGTTCGACTGTAAGTATATGTCCTGGTTGGAGTACTTGCCAATTTTCGGGATTAGTTTTATATAATCCTACGTCGTGAACGTCTAAACCTAGCCAATGTCCTGTACGGTGCATATAAAAGGGTTTATATTTTTCTTGGGTGATGATTTCTTCTTTGTCTCCTACCAGTAATCCTAACTCTAGTAAACCTTCTACGATTACTGCTACTGCGGTATCATGAAACTGGTTGTAAGTATTTCCTGCTTTTACCTGCTCAATAGCTTTGAGTTGAGCTTCTAAAACTAGATCATATATAGCTTGTTGTTCAGCTGTGAATTTACCATCTACAGCAAAAGTACGGGTAATATCGCCGTTATAGTAACCAAAAGAGCAACCCGCGTCGATTAAGAGTAAATCTCCTGCTTGAATTTGGCGATTATTTTCGGTATAGTGTAGGATACAAGCATTATCACCAGATGCAACGATTGAGGGATAAGCAGGACCAAAAGCTCCATTGAGACGGAAGGTATGTTCGATTTCTGCTTGCACCTGATACTCGTATTGTCCTACTTGGGTAAATTCACGAGCGCGATTATGGGCGATCGCTGAGATACCGGTAGCGATGCGCATCATTTCTATTTCTGCGTCACTTTTAATCTGACGTAGGGGGTGAAGAATCAAGCTAGGATCTTCGATTCCTACAGGTCCTGTACCTCTTCTAGGGATTGTCGCTAATAATTTTTGCCAAATGGAGAGAATCAGTTGATTAAAGGTGTGATCGCGTCCTAAATGATAATAGATTCGTTCTGCTGTGGCTAGATATTGAGGTAATTCTTTCTCGATATCTGCAATAGAATAGACTAGATCTGCTCCTAATGCTTCTTTAGCTGCTTCTACTCCTAAACGGTAACCAGTCCAGGTTTCTAGTTCGGGGTTTTTTGGTTGAACAAAGAGAATAAACTGATGTTCGGCGTGATGGGGGGCTAATACTGCTACTGCTTCTGCTTCGTTAAACCCTGTCAGATAAAAAAAGTCACTGTCCTGACGATAGAGATATTCTACATCATTGTGCATCACTGCGGTAGGAGCGCTACGAAAGATAGCTGTTCCTTTACCGATTTTTGCCATTAATTGTTGACGACGTTGTGCGTATTCACTAGCTGGTATTTGCATTTTTAGACTGTTAAGAGATTTTGATAGTTAAAAACTTTAATTAAACTTCCCTCAGTGGGAAGATTTTGAGTTGAGATAGTTATTTGATTAGTATTTAAACGCTGTATAGTCGAATCATTAGCTAAGTTTAGGAATTCATCGACGTTGACTAAATCACATTGTAAAGGGTCAGCTGCCGGGGTAAGATATTGTGTAGGGATGATTATTCTGGGATTAAGTACAGAAATTGCTTCTATCGCTTCGGAAGGATTATAAGCTTTTGGTCCTCCTCCTACTGGTACTAGTAGTATATCTGGACTTCCCATTAGGATTCTCTCTTCTATTCCTAGAGGGGCTGCTGCTCCTCCTAAATGTAGTATTCTTAATCCTCCCATAGTCCAACTCCAGGCTACGTTTGTACCAAAACGTCTTCCTCCTTCGCGATCGTGGGGTATCCCAATCCCTTGAAATCTAATTCCTTGGTATTGATAGTCACCCGGTTCGTACAAGACTTGTGGATTACCTGGTAAGTCTTCTGCTGAACCTTCGTCTAAGAGAAAACTACTCAATAGTACTAAATCTGCTTCTACTCTGGGTAAGCGATAACCTGCGGTACATCCTAAGGTCGCAAAGGGGTTAACTAGTACCCTTATTCCTTCTCCCCTGAATAAAAAGCTCA
This window encodes:
- a CDS encoding M24 family metallopeptidase, which encodes MQIPASEYAQRRQQLMAKIGKGTAIFRSAPTAVMHNDVEYLYRQDSDFFYLTGFNEAEAVAVLAPHHAEHQFILFVQPKNPELETWTGYRLGVEAAKEALGADLVYSIADIEKELPQYLATAERIYYHLGRDHTFNQLILSIWQKLLATIPRRGTGPVGIEDPSLILHPLRQIKSDAEIEMMRIATGISAIAHNRAREFTQVGQYEYQVQAEIEHTFRLNGAFGPAYPSIVASGDNACILHYTENNRQIQAGDLLLIDAGCSFGYYNGDITRTFAVDGKFTAEQQAIYDLVLEAQLKAIEQVKAGNTYNQFHDTAVAVIVEGLLELGLLVGDKEEIITQEKYKPFYMHRTGHWLGLDVHDVGLYKTNPENWQVLQPGHILTVEPGIYIAPNFQPAEGQPDVPSHWRGIGVRIEDDVLVTPTGNEVLTAAVAK
- a CDS encoding recombinase family protein, yielding MLTIAYIYIDPLLDTSPREEIAAEYIYQDIGNREQLKQLCLDCQSQPPQRLLLRSLVELGDSLSEISDRLVQLESLGIEVIGLAEDYQTSTLKSNLSQILSRINTQLNSRNLRRGHANKRIKTLPPPGKAPYGYRRGQDRYLVDRATAPVVKDFFEHFLLYGCLRKSQRYLEKKYAKKIAVSTARNWLINPVYRGNLGSSTGEIMLNTHTPILSKEEAAQIDRLLKRNRSLPPRSASASRSLAGLVVCQECQHTLNITKVTKAKQKTEYLYLRTRDCPKSPKCGAIAYDQVLTATIERICLDLPQAVSTRQTVGLEDFKTTLKAEIKQKQDIIAQIPQLETQGIFDSQTATRRIYQLKTEIATLEGKIAQLPPINLIAIAPTISLPQFWLDLSEAERRFYFREFIREIQLYRCDSQWKLELLFLF
- a CDS encoding Zn-dependent hydrolase; the protein is MERRKFLIYTAASLATIISWQGYQAQTPNNSVTIEWLGHMSFLFRGEGIRVLVNPFATLGCTAGYRLPRVEADLVLLSSFLLDEGSAEDLPGNPQVLYEPGDYQYQGIRFQGIGIPHDREGGRRFGTNVAWSWTMGGLRILHLGGAAAPLGIEERILMGSPDILLVPVGGGPKAYNPSEAIEAISVLNPRIIIPTQYLTPAADPLQCDLVNVDEFLNLANDSTIQRLNTNQITISTQNLPTEGSLIKVFNYQNLLTV
- a CDS encoding SIMPL domain-containing protein, coding for MKDSQPFPQLLAGLTILSLSLVISSWIATTGLKTIRRADDVLVVTGSAKQPITSDYIIWRFSVSTQQQDPQSAYQDLMRQTAILRAYLKTQQVPDEVITVSAIESYSIPEVDYNGRETGEILAYRLTQRFEIRSSDVDKYTDLSQTSSELLAQGINLYSESPQYLYTQLDQLRVEMVAEATKDAKARAEAIAESTGIEVGSLRAARTGVFQITSRNSTDVSDYGIYDTSSVEKDITAVVSVTLAIK